CGTTCCTTACTTGGCGTACAGTTTATATAGTAAAGAATATGTGTCACTTATTTCAAGAATATGTCTAATTTCATCCACGCAGCTCAATTGTGCGACTTACTTCAAGAATTATATGAAGTAATTCAAGTAAGGGACAAAATTCCTTACTTGGCCTGAATTTTCGAATAAAGAAtaatctatctatctatctatcttaACAAAGATAGAATAAAGAATAAAGAATAAAGATGATCTATCTTAAtaaagaataaagaaaattcCTTACTTACTTTAACAAAGATGATCTATCTATCTTGGCCTGAAATTCCTCTCAACATCCGCTGAAATGGATGTCCATTTCAACAAAGACTTATTCAACAAAAGTCTTTCAACAACTAATTGGCAGATCAATTTCAACATCCGCTGAAATGGATGTCCATTTCAAAGACTTATCTCAACATCCGCTGAAATGGATGTCCATTTCAACAAAAGTCCATTTCAACAAagacttattcaaaattgaagtaAGGGACAAGAAAAAAGCAacttttggaaggaaaataGGTGCTTTTAGGTATGATGATCATTTTTAGAGCAAGTATTAAGTAGGGAATATGACTTACTTCAACAACTATTTTGAAGAATATGTCTTACTTGGACAATTCTTTCAAGAATACGTGACTTGCTTGAAGAAGATGTAAGATTCTTTTTATGAAGTACGATGCAAAACTTCTACTGGATTCCTCAACTTGTTGGCTATAAATTGGTTGGCGAAGGCTCTAGGCTATTTCAAGAACTTATCGTATTGTCTTACAAACCAATCGAATAGCCTATATATTTCAAGAACTTATCCTCTTGGCTTACAAACCAATCCTCTTGTCTTACAAACCAAGAACTTATCCTCTTGGCTATAAATTTGTTGGCCAATAggtttttgttcaattttggtCCATGTATATGTTGAATTTTATATTTCCTACTCTGTTTTGGCAAATTAAGATTGGCTTTGAATGATatctctgttttcctttttttttttcagattcacGTCCAACGCAGTCGCACAGATTGAACGAAATGGAGTATGATGGTTATGTGAATGGTGGGAACTCATCTGATGACTCGGACGACGAGGAGCTCATGTTGGCCTTCGCTGCCTTTATTCTTGCTGGATTGGCCTTATTCGACCCGTACATCAACTCGGGCCAGCGGCGAAGAATTCGAGATAGTGCACAGTCAGGTCCTCAATATGTTATCGAGCTGATAAACGGCCATCGAGACAGAATATTCGACAACCTTCGAATGGAAGCTCCCCTTTTCCTCCAATTGTGTGACTTGTTGGTTCAGAGGGGCTATTGGGTGCCCCACCCGACACAACGGGTGGGGATTCATGAGTCCGTTGCTATATGCCTGCTGTGTTTGAGCCATAATGAGCGACATAGGGTGCTTGCCGAGAGATTCCAACATTCTCCCGAGACAACGGACCGCCATCTACGACGCTGCCTTAGATCTCTCGTTCGATTGGGACGCGACCTGGTCCGACCGGTAGATTATCACACAACCCATCCAAGAATACAGAACAGTGCTTTGTTTTGGCCCTGGTTTAAGGTTATGAGCTACTATGTCaaattactatttcattttgTCTAACAGCTGTGACCAACTTATgtctagaatttttttttttattaggatTGCGTTGGAGCGATTGACGGAACACATGTTTCGGCCTGGTGTACAGCCGAAGACAGGGAACGTTACCGGAACCGGCATGGTAGCTTATCACAAAACGTTCTAGCCGTGTGTGATCACAACATGAGATTTACTTATGTCAGGGTAGGGTGGGAGGGTAGCGCACATGATTCTAGAATCTTACAAGAAGTCATACAAGATCCTAATTGTGCATTTCCGTGGCCACCAGCAGGTTAGTCCAGATTAAATCACATAATTCCTTTCCGCAATGCGTCTTCAAagtttatataaatataatttcattatgCCAGGGAAGTATTATGCGGTGGACGCAGCTTACCAGAATATGACAGGATTTATGGCTCCATTTAAAGGTGCACGGGGAACCGCGCAAGAGCGGGCAGTGAGGATACTTTTCAACAAACGTCATGCATCGTTAAGAAACATTATAGAACGTACGTTTGGCGTCTTGAAGAAACGATTTCCAATACTTAAGGGCCCTATGCAGAATTACATGATGGCTACGCAAAATAATATTGTCCTGGCTTGTATGGCCTTGCACAACTTCATGCGCGAGTATGTTCCAAATGATGCATATTTTGCCGAAGAAGAAGC
This region of Coffea arabica cultivar ET-39 chromosome 3c, Coffea Arabica ET-39 HiFi, whole genome shotgun sequence genomic DNA includes:
- the LOC113736102 gene encoding uncharacterized protein, whose product is MTGFMAPFKGARGTAQERAVRILFNKRHASLRNIIERTFGVLKKRFPILKGPMQNYMMATQNNIVLACMALHNFMREYVPNDAYFAEEEADIALADNINPFNPMPAAQGPDMSAAGIAEWNESRRAIADMMYYYQHQ